A stretch of the Polluticoccus soli genome encodes the following:
- a CDS encoding polysaccharide deacetylase family protein has translation MTKLMLVWDYDTPIARITATKPYNYVFEACLEEEANVNLILQSARELGAKYTFAVVGFGAEKSVAPFDVRHVVQKIAAEGHEVASHSWKHEWLPFLTPYQLEKTVERSKFILEDCIGDNYQVKGFVLPHDRPMSWYSKLAFSAGDRAVYPVFPGASIGGVAGYLQKHNYRWVRVNYRPLWQKLADWNGESQKLRFNRQFYSSGGFHFVPEHAMEFGQNTLDAVQWAVKHNKPLVIAGHPGAFSFRKENLDNFKRFVDVVGNHVNKKEIELTTISDYLNLQEHGR, from the coding sequence ATGACGAAGTTGATGTTAGTGTGGGATTATGATACGCCCATAGCGCGCATAACAGCCACTAAACCATATAATTACGTTTTCGAGGCCTGTCTCGAAGAGGAGGCTAATGTCAACTTGATCTTGCAGTCGGCCAGGGAATTGGGAGCTAAGTACACATTTGCTGTTGTGGGCTTTGGGGCCGAAAAGTCTGTCGCTCCATTTGATGTGAGGCATGTGGTGCAAAAGATCGCGGCCGAAGGACATGAAGTAGCCTCACACTCCTGGAAGCATGAATGGCTTCCATTTCTTACACCATACCAACTGGAGAAGACTGTAGAGAGAAGTAAATTCATTCTGGAGGATTGCATAGGCGACAACTACCAGGTGAAAGGCTTTGTGTTGCCGCATGACCGGCCTATGAGCTGGTATTCAAAGCTGGCGTTTAGTGCAGGCGATCGCGCGGTGTACCCGGTGTTTCCCGGCGCAAGTATTGGTGGTGTGGCGGGTTACCTGCAAAAACATAATTATCGCTGGGTGCGTGTCAACTACCGTCCTTTGTGGCAGAAGCTGGCAGACTGGAATGGAGAGAGTCAGAAATTGCGGTTCAATAGACAGTTCTACAGTTCAGGAGGTTTTCATTTCGTTCCTGAACATGCCATGGAATTTGGACAAAATACCCTTGATGCAGTCCAGTGGGCAGTGAAACACAATAAACCATTGGTGATCGCAGGACATCCCGGAGCGTTTAGCTTCAGAAAAGAGAATCTTGATAATTTTAAACGTTTTGTTGACGTTGTGGGAAATCACGTAAACAAGAAGGAAATAGAATTGACTACAATTTCAGACTATCTAAATTTGCAGGAGCATGGAAGATAA
- a CDS encoding OmpA family protein — translation MKLRTCIAVILAAGTLGSCSSMNKTQKGAVIGGAGGAVVGGVVGRVAGNTAAGAIIGAAVGGATGAIIGRKMDKQAEEIKKDVPGAEVERVGEGIVVRFDEAVLFTTASSTLTGNATTSLNKLVTILNKYPDTNLEIAGHTDSRGTTEYNQGLSERRAQSVSGYLLNRGIRNSRITTRGYGESQPLASNDTEAGRAENRRVEFQIFANEKMKQDAASQAKN, via the coding sequence ATGAAACTAAGGACATGTATAGCCGTTATTCTGGCCGCAGGAACGTTAGGCAGTTGCTCATCGATGAATAAAACGCAAAAAGGAGCCGTGATCGGTGGCGCAGGTGGCGCAGTTGTAGGCGGCGTTGTAGGCCGTGTTGCAGGCAACACTGCTGCGGGCGCTATTATTGGGGCTGCAGTCGGCGGTGCTACAGGTGCAATCATTGGGCGCAAAATGGATAAACAGGCAGAGGAGATCAAAAAAGATGTACCCGGCGCAGAAGTAGAACGCGTAGGTGAAGGTATCGTAGTACGTTTCGATGAAGCTGTATTGTTCACAACAGCCAGCTCCACGCTGACCGGCAATGCAACTACGTCTCTCAACAAACTGGTTACAATTTTGAACAAATATCCTGATACAAACCTCGAAATTGCCGGTCACACTGATAGCCGCGGTACCACTGAGTACAACCAGGGTCTGTCTGAACGTCGTGCGCAATCTGTTTCGGGCTATCTGCTCAACCGCGGCATTCGTAACAGCCGCATTACGACGCGAGGCTACGGAGAATCGCAGCCTTTAGCTTCGAATGATACAGAAGCTGGTCGCGCTGAGAACCGTCGCGTTGAGTTCCAAATATTCGCGA